GAATACAAGCACCCCAAGCACCAATTAGCACGATTAGACGTGGCATGATTCTTACACGCGGCCAACCAATTGATAACAGCAATGCGATCACTCCCAATATTGCAGCGAAAGCCGTAACCCACGTTGGAGCAAAACCCATTGTATAGTCCGGTGCGTGAGGCAAAAAGGATTTCAATATAATTGCAACTAGCGTTACAGTGCATGCCCCGAGTGCAGCCCACGCTCGTAAATAGGATTGTACGACCGATTTTTTTTCAACCGATTTCGCAATCTTGGTTGCACCATCCGTCTTGGTAACTTCTTCGCCATTGAGGATCTCCTTATTGATAGTAAAACAGCTCCTTTAAGTTTCAAGATCGTTACCTGTCTTTCGCTATCGTCCATCAGTAGCTACAAAATAATCACTTATACGCTTAATTTCCATCATGATGCCTTTCCGACATTCCCATTGAAATAGATTATTAAGAACCTTTTAATATTTCCCCTTCTCTATTCTATTCTGTTATTAAATTTAGTTTACATAAACACTTCTTTGGTTAACACAGTCTCAGGTTTTATTTTCCAATACGACCGTGGTCTTAGTTAGGCTTTTTACTAAAAATCAATTTGTACACAAAACAAAAAGCTTGTGAATAGTACCTTTTAAAGGTTGAATGACAATAAAGTTGTTTAAAAACACCAGTAAAGTTATTCAATTAAAGGGCGATTTTCTGAAATAAGGAAAGCGTCTTTCTTCATGAAAAGGGCCAAATTGTGGAATAAAAGAAGGAATATTCGTAAGCGAGACGAAGTTGTTTATATCCGAGACAAAACATGTGGTAAGGTGTAATGCTACTTGTCATTTGAATCTTTTTCTGAAAGGGGGATATTTACGAAATAAAGAATGCGAATGTCCCAAAAAGAACGAAATGTTGTTCGTTAATAAAACGTTGGAGGGAAGAATGAGCAAAATTAATACTTGCATACATCAATATAAGTTTGCTTAAAGGAGAGAGAAATGATGGGGTTTGACGAATGTATAAACGAGGATTTTAGTGGGGTCATATCGATCACTCAAAATGGTAAAAATGTATACCGTAAAGCCTTTGGATACGCGGATTTACCAAATAAAGTATCAAATGAGATTGATACAAAGTTTGCAACAGCCTCAGCAGGAAAAGTATTTGTTGCCATAGCCATTTTGCAACTGATTGAACAAAGTCGATTATCTTTTGATAGTTGTATCGGGGACATCTTGAATTTTGATTTAAAGAATATTGATCCTCATATCACCATCAGGCAGTTGCTTAATCATACATCGGGAATACCCGACTATTTTGATGAGTCTGTCATGGAAGATTATGACGAACTGTGGATAGATTACCCCAATTATAAAATTCGCACATCATCGGATATCATTCCATTATTTATTCATAAGCCGATGATGTATCCTGCAGGAGATAGATTTCAATACAATAATACAGGATTTGTTGTTCTTGGTCTTATTGTTGAGGCCATTACTGGCTCTTCATTTGATGTATATCTTAATGAACATGTTTTTATTCCTTGCGGTATGTTGAATACGGGATATTATGAGCTGGACAGATTGCCTGCTCAATGTGCAAACGGGTATTTATATGATGACAGCAGGCAAGAGTTTTATACCAATATTTACAGTGTTGACGTAAAAGGAACAGGAGCAGGGGGAGCATTTACTACTGTAATAGATGTTGAAAAGTTCTGGGCCAGTCTGATGAAGGGTCAATTGATATCGAAGGAAATGTTAAAAGAAATGTTAACTCCTCAAGTGAAAGAAGAATGCTATGGGTATGGGATTTGGTTGGATAAAAAAGAAGAAGGCACGTTTGATTTCCACTTTGAAGGCTACGATCCTGGCATAAGTTTTTATAGTTCATACGATAAACAACAAGAATTGCTTATCACATTGGTAAGCAATTTTGGGTGTAACGTATGGAAGGTTTTCAGAGATATCAAAGGTTTGATCAAATGGTAAATATCGGCTCGCTTTAAGATAATCTTCAACAATTGGGCGCTTTCCTATAATAAGGAAAGCGCTTTTGGCCATTTAAGGGCCGGATTGTTCTGTAAATCTTTTGTGAATATCTGATACTATAATTATATCATATTAAAAAATTTCATTTAGGGGGATTTATGATTTTAGAAAAAGCATTAAATAACAATGTAATGGAGTACATACTTAATAAACTAGCAGCGCTTGGTTTATTAGTATTTATTATGTGTATATATATCATTTTGGGAACCGGATTTGATTTGTATGAGTTTACAGTATCTTTGTCAAATATAAATGTTTGGGGATTAATTTGCGGATATGCACTAGTGATGACAGTGTTAATCGATTTTGTAAGGTATAAATGGAGAGAGTTCACATTCAAGACGAGTATCCTTTTGCACTGTTTAGCAGGATTTATTGTGTTTTTTCCAATTATGGGTATTAATTTGTTTTCATTGATTGCTGGAAGTGTGGGTGCATTATGTGCATTTATCTATGCTTTTAGCTGCTATTTTTTAGAGAAAAAAAAGCAATTAGTATGGATTTCACTTTTAGTCTTCCCTCTACTGCTATGTATAAGATTAAT
The DNA window shown above is from Neobacillus sp. WH10 and carries:
- a CDS encoding serine hydrolase domain-containing protein, translated to MMGFDECINEDFSGVISITQNGKNVYRKAFGYADLPNKVSNEIDTKFATASAGKVFVAIAILQLIEQSRLSFDSCIGDILNFDLKNIDPHITIRQLLNHTSGIPDYFDESVMEDYDELWIDYPNYKIRTSSDIIPLFIHKPMMYPAGDRFQYNNTGFVVLGLIVEAITGSSFDVYLNEHVFIPCGMLNTGYYELDRLPAQCANGYLYDDSRQEFYTNIYSVDVKGTGAGGAFTTVIDVEKFWASLMKGQLISKEMLKEMLTPQVKEECYGYGIWLDKKEEGTFDFHFEGYDPGISFYSSYDKQQELLITLVSNFGCNVWKVFRDIKGLIKW